The genomic stretch ggcgtaggcccaagccctctgcttccatcacagatctcagaaaatttcccattcgggtcgccaccaaagtATGTCGgatgggtcaatcttcaaaacgggtcaagaattcgagacaaacttaacatataCAAATAACCACTTATGTGAAAGGACATAAGAAACACCTTAGGCTCAAATACACTTTTCTCTTATTGTATTAAATAAatttacaaaaagaaaagatgttttaaaataaattttttgagGGGGTTTCCTGTAATTTCACATGCACTATACCACTTCTCATATTAGATTTCATTTGTCACATCTTAGCCAAAGCAACTTGCAATGATGAGGTTTTGGTTGCCCATTGTCTAGAATGTGTTAGACGGCTATACCTAGTTTTGCTTTGGATGTCTAGTTCTGTCTTTTCCTTCCAAGAGATACATCTTTAGGGTCTCTTATCTATAAATAGAAGGTATTCAATCCACCATAAATTTGTCcgaaaaatcataaaattttaaaatcatgaaaagaaaaaatcatgaaaagaatagaaaaaatatatagaatCTATACATGATAAAATCAAATGCATGCGGAAATCAAACCCCCTCTCACCTTCtccgcccaaaaaaaaaaaaaaaaaaaaaaaaaaaaaaaaaaaaaaaaaaaaaaggcaatagaGTTTTCCTTGGGTTACATGTAATGTCTCTTAAATTTGTATAGGTCAAAAACGACCCCTCTCCCCATGTTTAAAGCTATACCCTATAAGGTGGCTAGATTAATGAAAAATTGCAAGAAATAAGGTTTAGGTTCCTTTTATGCAGATTTTTAAGGTTGCAAAATCAAGTTAATCTGGCTGATCTGATCGCCAGACCAGTTCTTGTGTCGAGGAACCGGGTCGGTCAATTCCAATTTGCAATTGTACTtcgtataattttttttttctttgggtacaATACTTAGTAGAACCttgagtggaaaaaaaaaaaaaaaggcacatgtaggatgatattaaaaaattaataataaacaaatattAAAATAGTGGATCAAAACCTGACTTCTATATCCTgagaaacaaatttttttcatgAATAGAAACCAGTCCAGGTTCATTTCCTTTGCCACCAGAACAAAAATATAACATCATGATTCAGATCATCAGTATATTGAGACAGAAGCAAACTGGTGTCTTCTTTTATCACTTTTTGAGACacctttagggttttttccaATCAACTTTTAGGGTGTAAACATCAGAGGACAAAATACCAGATAAGTCAAGGATTACTACTTGAATTTGCTCTCTTTtcgtttccttttcttctttttcttcattgtcACCCACCTCATTATCCTAATTCAAActgtgctctctctctcacacacacacataaatacATAGTAGTAAAGTAAAACATTAACACTGTTATTCTCTCAGGTGCTTCTTCTAGGATAATCTTTCCAGCTAGGGTTTAGAGCACAAGTACTAGGTCATCATTATATGCCATTGAAGTCCATCCCACGAAATTGACAAGGGAAATGAGAAGCTATTCAATTACATTTCAACCAGACTTTGATGTGACTCATGTGACTCAACTTACCAACAAGCCAAAGCCAATGAGGGTTAATAGCCTAGTGGAAGGATGCGCGGTTCAAGTTGACGTGTCCTGCTATCCGCTATTGCTTGTTAATCTTGTAAAACCACTGTTTGCAATATAAGGATTTCCTTTCAATTGATGGATATAGTAAAACGAAGGTAGTGACGATAGTTTGAGAAATAATAGTAAGGGGGCGATGAATCAATAGTAGCGAGTCAATCACCAATCCAAGTTGCAGAGACAGACGCCCTATCTGCATACGGCgaacaatcaatcaatcaacGCACTATTTCTTCGCCCgaatcaaactcttcttctATTGGACGTGAAGTTGCATCTAAATGCCGGGCATACTCAATCTCAATCAAACATCCAAATATTCAGTTCTCATAAGGTCACTTGCCTCTAAACAGACACCATAGTAATTGAATCAACAACTTCCCTCACTCGCCTTTAAACAAGGTGGAATACCGTGGagcaccttttcttttttatcaaaaaataaaagctaaAGCCAAAAAAAGTCCCAATGGCCACGATCCTATTGGCAAATTAATGGCCATGACCAGTGGTAGTGGCTCCACGTCGTGACGCATCAGTATTGATCTTCTGTTTAATTGAGTAGTACGGTCCTGAAGCTCTTGCTTAGAGCATGAGAAAAAAGAACCACAATGGATAGAAAGTTGAAACCCTATCACCTGAGGTGTTCAAGCAGGTTTACAAGAAGAAATCCGCCTATGAATCAGATCAGAACCAGCTGATTCTAACCCAATTCGTCTCAGAATCAGCTGGAATCGAATTGGAATGGTATGAAATATGCCAGAGAATCGGTCAAGATCAAGCAAAACACTAGAAAAGCAGTATGGTGTGGCCTATTCAAAATGGCTTGCATCGGGATTGTGCTCAGCCGGTTCCAATCCAAATCGGCCAATTAGCCCAATCCAATTCCAGTTTAAAACCTTTGATGCAAGTCAGACCGATTTCCAGCTCACTTAGAACCTAAATGATCTAGGCCAGGCCAACAGAGAAAAAACAGTGCAGCAAAATTCTCTAGTAACAGGaccaaaagggaaaaataaaagagaactcAAGAATCCATGCACACACAACCTCTGACCAAAActtgaaaccctaaaattaGGGAAAATAGTTCTCTTTTTATGTTCAAGAAACTCGGTTAATATTTCTAACCCACAAAAAGTGAGGCAGTTAAAACACCTTCCTATTTTTTAACCAAATTTCTTCACAACAATCATAATCTATAGAATATATTGGTGCAAATATGAAATTCCTAAAAAGTATCTGAATATAAGAAATCAATGGTGGAGCATTGTGATGACAAAAAATCATaccaagacaaaaaaaaaagttcaaaaggCTAACTGGTTCTCCATTTACACAAAGTCCTCGCGTTCCCATGtataagttaaccaaaaagaaGTAACTCTCGACTATAATTAAAGAATCCAAGTCCCGCAGTTTATGATGTGAACACTTATTTCTTGCCATCCATGAAAGCTAACATGGCTGAGTAAATCATACCCTCTTATTTCTTCCCAGGATCCAACTTCATCTCCTGAAGGTTCAGCAACAGGTTCTCTGAACTCAAGAACACCCGGTTGGCAGAGTTCGAAATTGTCTGTGCTATTTCTCTTGAAGCTTCAATTTTTCTTAAGGTGATGAAAGCTGGATTGTTTGCTATAGCTTGACCAATAAGTTGTGCACTTTTAGCTTCTCCCTGGTATCAAAAACAAAGAATATGAGATGAATGCAAGGAAGTACTAGACCAAGAACATTATGAAGATATAGAATGGTAAGAAACAATTACCTGTGCCCGGATAACAGCACTTCTCTTGTCTTGCTCTGCTTTTTCTACCACAAACTTGGCACGCTCAGCTTCCTGTGCTGCAATCTGTTTAGCTTCAATCGCAGCAGTAAACTCCTTCCCGAATGTAAGACTCGTAATGGACACATCATCCAGGGCAATGTTGAAGTTAGCTGCCCTTTCTGTCAATATCTTCCGTATTTCCCTACTAACAGCCTACAGAAAGATACAATAACACCAGAACATCACTTGTTTTCCCCTGTTTTGATAAATAATGCATGAACATTTTCCAATTCCCTTCACCGATCTAGTATATAGACACCATCTACCAAACAGCAAGTAAACCTTTTTGTTAGGAAAAAACAGCAAGTGAACAGCCAGCAAGAAAATGGACGAAATTTATTGAATTCCCCCCACCCACAACCCACAACCCACCAcccacccccacaaaaaaaaaaaaaaaaaaaaaaaaaaagtggcacacacaaaaagaagaagaaaaacagaagtcTGTGATCTATTAAATAAATTTGCCCATAACATTGAGGATGTAAGGAAGGCTGAAATGAACAATCACAATCGCACTGGACCTAAAATCTGAGAATGCTGGACCTAAACTCTGAGAAGTAGGAACAGATGGGACTGAAATTGATATACCGTAGAGGTCCTAATGGGGTATGCGGTTAAAATATCAAAGCTAACTGACGGTAGGATTAGTAGATACAAACATAGACAGATATAGAAACTGcgagaaaccaaaaaaaattgcaaGGAGAACTTGAATAACGGAAATCAAACTTGGGTCGAGTGGAGTAGATGGAGTAAGGAATAACATAATCAAAACTCAGCCCAATCTGATGGTTAGATACTCAGAAAACAATGACTGAACTTCAGACATATGTGCTGTAAAATACTCCTATCACAGAGTCGCAGAcctaaagaaaacaaagcagTTTATGACGTCAACAACAAAGGATTTCTAAGACACAAAATAAGTTCAGAGTTCATCCAATAACAACAGTCCATGATAGTCcataatagagagagaaagttgcTGGAATACCTGCAGAACAGTcattgaagaaagagaaatgcaaagaagaagatgagaagatagGAGTATTTTACAGCACATATTTTACAACATAATCACCTCCTATGGCCTGCAGGAAAGGCCTCACCACCAATCTCAAACCAAGGATCCACCACCTTGGGATGCCACTTGCATCACCACACAGGCTGTGACTGATTCACCACAGTACACACACTCACATAGAGCTGATATGTCAAAACATCAAAATCATGGGGCTAGTGTGTCCCTATGCGGGATCCGGCTTGTCTCCAATTCTTGTCCAATTCTATCCCTGCGCACGACATGtgtatattttaaaaaattcactTATTGTGGAAGTTTTGAGGCATTTGAAGGGTTAAAATGGGTTTGAATTCCAAAATACTTCCATAAccattggattttgaaaatgtacaagTGTCACGCTCAAGGAGAGAATTGGACAAGAATTGGAGACAAGCCGAATCCCCTTATGCGTGCGGGTTGGCTGCCAAGCAATCTAAAAAAGAGGAATCCTTCTAGGAAGGATCCTTAGATATTACAATGAACatagaaagcaaataaaatagaaaaaaaaactgtttagCATAGTTTGTTCACTAAATAACTTATCacatcaaaatagaaactagataTTTACTAACTACTAAGAAATATTATGCAGCCCCAAATCCAAGTGGGTTCCACAGAAGTTGTTCTAGAGGCTGGCCCAGTTTAGGACCAGAACCAGAACCGTGGCCAGTTCAGTTAGGCTTCTTCCTCCTACAGTAGCCATGTACTGCATCACATATACcagattgaaattttgaaatcatCCATGGAGGCATGTTTAGGACAAGACAACTACCTATGTGGTTAAAACACTTGAGAAGACAAGCATACTTGGttgaaaagaaattttaaaacccaAATTGGCATATTGAAATTGACGATGAAATTGATGTTCAAATTGCGCTAGTAAACAATTATCACTGTTAAAATAGCATTCAGGATTATATACTTACTTCCAAAAGAAAAGACTGTATAACCTACCTCTCTTTGTGTGATAAGCTGACTGGCATTGTACTGTGCTACTACAGCTTTCAAAGTTTCATGGATTATGGAAGGCAGGACTCTTTCATTATAATTCTCTCCAAGAGCTCGATAGACTGTAGGCAACTGGTCTGGCAAAGGTCGTGTAAGAACTCGAAGCCCAATCTTGACCTGCAGAAAATATAAAATGCATATGCAATAaagattttgaaataaaaaaacaaccCCAACTAAGAATGGAAGCCATGTTACATGGACCAAGAACGAATACAAATATTCTTGTCTGGGGAAATAGGTTTCACTTTTCACAATCTATAACCTTGATCTTaacatttcttatttttattttttttaaaaggttgGGGGAGGGGATCGATCTTAACATTTCACATGATGCGAAGTACAACTTGTACTCATCAATGTCCGCTTTAGCATGAGAATTTTCAAGATCTATCCAATACAAACTACTGTTTCTTCTACATATTCCAAGAAAGTGAACGACTgacatcaataaaaataataacaacACTGGTATCACGAAAtttaaaagataagaaaaacaTCATGCCATGCATGTGCAAACCATCTAAATCAGAACTATTGCATAAACTAAAATAAATCTGGAACCAGGAAGATACAGTGCTGCACCGCTGAACCCAGAACCAGGCCTGTAAGCTTCATATATAACAGGGCTTGGTTCAACCTGGTTCTGGGACTTTCATGGCATCACAATCTAGATAATAAGAATACAGCAAAGAATAAGAAGACATTACCATTTGGAGGTCACGGCTTCCTGAGGTACTCTCCACAAGATGAGGACGTGCACGGACATCATAAATCACTGGCCTATCAAACCATGGGATCATCAAATGTGTTCCTTCAGGATAAACCTGAATGTATGTGGTCAGTTTACAtcactagagaaaaaaaattacataagagaaataaaaaactaatagaaagCACATCATGCATCAACTGTAGTTCCGAAGGATGCAACTTGTGAACTCAGTATTAGTGGCAACAGTTTTAGCATATCTGACTCAACATTTAAGGCTCATCCTTCCTCCTTAAGTGCCACATAAACAATAGTCAGAAATTTACAGAATTgcacaaagggggggggggaataatgAACTTTCCCCTCTCCTGTTTAATGATTATTGGCGAGTGAGCTTACAAGTATATGTCTTACATAAAGGGACAGATATGTCACACTGCCACTTCATTGCAAGGGATACAAAGTCCAAGCCAAGGACATacagtacaacaacaacaacaacaacaacaacaaaccttatcacaacttaatggggtcggctacatggatccaagtaaGGACGAACACAATGATCATGCAAAAATGTGAACGGCTGATTATAATAAGGTATCGGTTTCCTACTTGACGCACCAATATAGATTGGCCAAGGTTATATTAATGTAGGTATTAATCACAAAGGACTTAACCCCAGAACAAGATCTTAATTACAACCAAAACCAGAATTTGCAGGAGAGCTCTTGGGTAGGGATCCAAACCTCCAAAGACCAGCAACAGCTGGTGGCTGCGTGCACTGGTCAATGGAGTTGAAATTGCAGCAGAATACTTGAAGAAAATGGAACCACAGGCCTGTTCTGGGCTTCTCCAATCAACCTCTGTGGCAGCAACAGTAGAACTATCTCTGAGAAATCCAGCAACAAGTAGCCTTTGAATAGATCTTAGATTTGCAAACAACACTCAGATTAACAAACACTCACAGGGTATTGATTGGGaaataggagaagaagataggaaaaaaaaaaaaaggaaaacaggaagtataaagaagaagggaatagggaagggggataggttgggtcgagtctctcactcttcccttgggcatctcacccacgaGGCCTCTCACCTCACATAGGAATCTCTCCTATACTGCCTCTCACAGCCATTGGAATaaccaactctttttttttcttcatcaaataTCGCTGTAAATCAGCCCTGTCCTTTATTTTATAATGATAAATTCGATTACAGCAATTGGATCCTTCCTCGcatggaaaggaaaggaattCCCTTTACAACTGAACATTATCCTAATTGAAATATAGTAGATCTCAAATTATTGAATGAGGATAAAACCGAGACCGTCCGACGTTTTACCATACAGTTTCAGTCCAGGGTGTTGGGACTGATAGGTTAACCAGTTGGTAGGCTTGATAGGCCAAGACAAATATGGACAAACTAAAACTGACCAAACCTGATCAATTTGCACACAATAAAAGAGTACACCTTTTATTTTCTGAACAAgcatataaaaaacaaaaaagaaaaaaaaaaaaaaaaaaaaaaaaaaaaaaaaaaaaaagggagggagtGGACGtgcccagtgcatgaggctcccaccactcaaggtctagggagggtcataatgtacgcagccttacgcCCACTTCATTGAGAGGTTGTTTCCCAACTTAGACCcacaaccactaggtcacaatggagcaaccttatcgCTGAGCCAAAGTCCGCCTCTAAAAAAGAACAACATAACATATAGAAATAAAACTACATATTGTCACAGCAATTTCATGAATTGGCCATAACACAAACTTAAAATGTCAGATGGAGAGAATTTTTTACACACACATCGAGATGACAAACAAATAACAGTTTTTATATCAAGAAAATTAAATGCACTAAATTAGGaactaaaaaattaattaagagaATTGAGGTAGTGcggcaatgaaaaaaaaattaaactaatgaaggcgatggaaaggaaaaagctaagaacaataaaggaaataaatagtCAAGGAACTAACAAAGAGAGATAAAGTACAGCTTGCTATTTCTCTTGCTCGTACAAGGAGGAGGGTGGGGGGAACTTAAAGGATAAATAgggtaaagaaaaagaagagagaccTTGTCTTTAACACCAACTAGACGGTTGAAGACAATTGCCCGATGCCCTCCCTCAACATTGTAGAGGCTGTTAAGTGCTGCATATAGACCAAGACCACCAACTACTCCCACCTTAATTAAAGCAGAAGCAGCACCTCCCCCTGGCACCTTTGGAACTTTAACATTGTTGAAGTTCATCTTCTTATAAGCTGCAATGTGgtaaagaaaatttcattacaGAACATTATAAGTTACATCCATCATAAGCAAAAAAGGCTAGTAGTCAGCCATATGGTCCCCAAATGGAAATCAATAAAAGGTGCACCACCAAgctattttaaaaaagaaaaaggaacaaaaaagaGGGGGTTGGGAGGTCTTTGATAAAACATATCAAAGAAAGAAATACCTCAAGCAGTCCCAAAATCAATGTGCAGATATCTACGATAAGCCAGATTTAACTCCTAAAAGTACTTAACACCGACCACAACATCGTACCATCAACTGGGCATGAATGGACTCCTAACTGATTTTCCTCAGTCAGTGCACCACATCATCCCTCAATGACCAAAAAATGTCTTCTTCACTCCTCCCAGAACAACAAGAGATGCCAAGTAAGTGAAACCTCTATCcgaaaaatgggaaaatgttCAATGCAAAAGAAAGAACCCATCTTTAGTTTAGTAACAGTGGGGGTGCTTTTTAGCAGGAAAATTGATGAGGGTGTTAAGAGAGATGGATCATTAATAGGTTACACGTAAATCCAATTGAATCATCATCCAAGTATCCGGGTAACAGACTGGTCTTGCAGTCTTGCCTAGATAAAAAaccttaggctgcgtttggttgcaagggaaatgggaagggaagggaagggaagggaagggaagggaagtgaattgaggtgaagggaagtgaagcgaattttttttcccttttga from Macadamia integrifolia cultivar HAES 741 chromosome 11, SCU_Mint_v3, whole genome shotgun sequence encodes the following:
- the LOC122092702 gene encoding prohibitin-1, mitochondrial-like — protein: MNFNNVKVPKVPGGGAASALIKVGVVGGLGLYAALNSLYNVEGGHRAIVFNRLVGVKDKVYPEGTHLMIPWFDRPVIYDVRARPHLVESTSGSRDLQMVKIGLRVLTRPLPDQLPTVYRALGENYNERVLPSIIHETLKAVVAQYNASQLITQREAVSREIRKILTERAANFNIALDDVSITSLTFGKEFTAAIEAKQIAAQEAERAKFVVEKAEQDKRSAVIRAQGEAKSAQLIGQAIANNPAFITLRKIEASREIAQTISNSANRVFLSSENLLLNLQEMKLDPGKK